From the genome of Pseudomonas sp. gcc21, one region includes:
- a CDS encoding TetR/AcrR family transcriptional regulator has translation MQKESRKVREFRRREQEILDTSLRLFLEQGEDSVTVEMIADEVGIGKGTIYKHFKSKAEIYLRLMLDYERELAALLHSETIERDKEALAREYFAFRMSDPDRYRLFDRLEEKVVKASQMPEMIEQLHQIRASNFNNLTGVIKERIDDGKLEDVPPYFHYCAAWALVHGAMSMYHSPFWQEVIEDKEGYMQFLTDIGVRMGNRSKRRKDEDTVTP, from the coding sequence ATGCAAAAAGAATCCAGAAAGGTCCGCGAGTTCCGCAGAAGAGAGCAGGAAATACTCGATACGTCCCTGCGACTGTTTCTTGAGCAGGGTGAGGATAGCGTCACGGTTGAAATGATCGCGGACGAAGTCGGAATCGGCAAAGGCACCATCTACAAGCACTTCAAATCGAAGGCGGAAATATATCTGCGTTTGATGCTTGATTATGAGCGCGAACTGGCTGCTCTGCTGCATTCCGAAACGATCGAGCGTGACAAGGAAGCACTCGCCCGCGAGTACTTCGCGTTCCGCATGAGCGACCCGGATCGATACCGTCTGTTTGATCGGCTGGAAGAGAAAGTTGTCAAGGCCAGCCAGATGCCCGAGATGATCGAGCAGCTTCATCAGATTCGTGCATCAAACTTCAACAACCTTACCGGCGTGATCAAGGAGCGGATCGACGACGGCAAGCTTGAAGACGTTCCTCCCTATTTCCATTATTGCGCCGCCTGGGCGCTGGTCCACGGCGCCATGTCTATGTATCACTCTCCCTTCTGGCAGGAAGTCATAGAGGACAAGGAGGGCTACATGCAGTTTCTCACGGATATCGGCGTACGCATGGGCAACCGCTCCAAGCGGCGCAAGGACGAAGACACCGTTACGCCCTGA
- a CDS encoding TatD family hydrolase, producing MLIDSHCHLDRLDLTAHGGSLDAALDAARARGVGKFLCIGVDADNAAVVKRLADEHDDVYCSVGIHPLDLTREKPTDLAWLVQAVNHPRCVAIGETGLDYHYEPDMAEQQQTSFRVHLQAARQTGKPVIIHTRSARADTLALLDEADLPQTGVLHCFTEDWDMAKAALDMGYYISLSGIVTFRNAEALRDVARRIPADRLLVETDSPYLAPVPHRGKPNEPQFVCEVAAFLAELRGESLESLWESTTANFHRLFADAV from the coding sequence ATGCTGATAGATTCTCACTGCCATCTTGATCGACTCGACCTGACCGCCCATGGCGGCTCCCTTGATGCTGCGCTGGACGCGGCACGTGCCCGCGGTGTCGGCAAATTTCTCTGCATAGGCGTGGATGCTGATAACGCGGCCGTGGTCAAGCGCCTGGCTGACGAGCACGATGATGTCTACTGCAGCGTGGGTATACATCCGCTGGATCTGACCCGTGAGAAGCCGACCGATCTTGCATGGCTTGTGCAGGCGGTGAATCACCCGCGATGCGTGGCGATCGGCGAGACGGGGCTTGATTACCATTACGAACCCGATATGGCCGAGCAGCAGCAGACCTCGTTCCGGGTTCATTTGCAGGCTGCACGGCAGACTGGCAAGCCGGTCATCATCCATACCCGCTCTGCACGCGCCGACACCCTGGCCTTGCTTGACGAAGCGGATCTGCCTCAGACCGGGGTGCTGCACTGCTTCACCGAAGACTGGGATATGGCCAAGGCGGCGTTGGATATGGGCTATTACATCTCGCTCTCAGGGATTGTCACCTTTCGCAATGCCGAAGCGCTGCGCGATGTGGCCAGGCGCATTCCCGCCGACCGTCTGCTGGTCGAAACAGATTCTCCCTACCTCGCTCCGGTGCCACACAGGGGCAAGCCCAACGAGCCGCAATTTGTATGTGAGGTGGCCGCCTTCCTCGCTGAGCTAAGGGGCGAATCTCTGGAATCTCTCTGGGAAAGCACTACTGCGAATTTCCACCGGTTGTTTGCCGACGCCGTCTGA
- a CDS encoding PilZ domain-containing protein produces MSNPSAGPRNGILSLTIKDKSVLYAAYMPFVKHGGLFIPTNKSYRPGDEVFMLLNLMDEPEKIPVAGKVVWVTPKGAQGNRAAGIGVQFSDQDNTARSKIETYLAGALKSDRPTHTM; encoded by the coding sequence ATGAGCAATCCGAGCGCAGGGCCACGCAACGGTATTCTTTCGCTGACGATCAAGGACAAGTCGGTGCTTTATGCAGCCTACATGCCCTTTGTGAAGCACGGCGGGTTATTTATCCCGACCAATAAATCCTATCGTCCGGGCGACGAGGTGTTCATGCTTCTGAATCTGATGGACGAGCCAGAAAAGATTCCGGTTGCCGGCAAGGTTGTCTGGGTCACGCCCAAGGGCGCGCAGGGAAATCGCGCCGCTGGCATAGGTGTCCAGTTCAGTGACCAGGACAATACCGCGCGGAGCAAGATCGAAACCTACCTCGCCGGTGCGCTAAAGTCCGACCGACCCACCCATACGATGTAA
- a CDS encoding DNA polymerase III subunit delta', with the protein MLDSALLPCPWHMSLWTALSEQSQHAHAYLFAGLPGVGKRRFASAFSAFLLCTDPQRGMACERCRSCLLRKAGTHPDSLLIAPEEEGKAIRVDAIRQLGDFIAQTAQQGGRKVVILHPAEAMNLNAANALLKSLEEPNRDTFLLLVSDQPSRLLPTIRSRCRVQLLNTPVPADALGWLAQELPDLSVDQHSALLLMAGGAPLRALGLYEMDALALRKLVVDGIKELLKNQCSASQLSERWNNVPLELLVDWFCSWTLDLLKLKAGAGECIANDDMDKVLGYMAQRLGRRQLMDWQTWLFDHRGKILGKANLNRVLFVESLLIQWKQLAERR; encoded by the coding sequence GTGCTTGATTCAGCTCTGCTGCCATGCCCCTGGCATATGTCCTTGTGGACCGCATTGTCCGAGCAATCACAACATGCGCACGCGTATCTGTTTGCCGGGCTTCCCGGGGTTGGCAAACGTCGCTTTGCTTCGGCGTTCAGTGCTTTTTTGTTGTGTACCGACCCGCAGCGCGGCATGGCGTGCGAGCGATGCCGCAGTTGCCTGCTGCGCAAGGCAGGTACCCATCCGGACAGCCTGCTCATTGCGCCGGAAGAAGAGGGCAAGGCAATACGTGTCGATGCCATTCGCCAGTTGGGGGATTTCATCGCCCAAACTGCCCAGCAGGGCGGGCGCAAGGTGGTGATCCTGCATCCTGCCGAGGCCATGAACCTGAACGCAGCCAACGCGCTGTTGAAATCACTGGAAGAACCTAACCGGGACACCTTTCTATTGCTCGTGAGCGACCAGCCGAGCCGGCTGTTGCCCACGATACGCAGCCGGTGCCGTGTGCAGCTGTTGAATACGCCGGTTCCGGCTGACGCTCTTGGCTGGCTCGCCCAGGAGCTTCCGGACCTGTCCGTGGACCAACACAGTGCGTTGTTGTTGATGGCAGGTGGCGCGCCGCTGCGTGCGCTGGGGCTGTACGAGATGGATGCGTTGGCGCTGCGCAAGTTGGTCGTCGATGGCATCAAGGAGCTGTTAAAGAATCAGTGTTCCGCCTCCCAGCTGTCCGAACGTTGGAATAACGTGCCGCTCGAGTTGCTGGTCGACTGGTTTTGCAGCTGGACGCTGGACCTGCTCAAGCTCAAAGCCGGGGCGGGGGAATGCATCGCCAACGATGATATGGACAAGGTCCTGGGTTATATGGCGCAACGCCTGGGAAGGCGACAGCTCATGGACTGGCAAACCTGGTTGTTTGATCATCGCGGCAAGATTCTGGGCAAGGCCAACCTCAACCGCGTTCTGTTTGTCGAGTCGTTATTGATACAGTGGAAACAGCTGGCGGAAAGACGGTAA